One part of the Flavobacterium johnsoniae UW101 genome encodes these proteins:
- a CDS encoding lycopene cyclase family protein yields the protein MNSSQIKHFNYIFTGTGLASLMTIYKMVLSGKFTDKTILLLDQDLKKTNDRTWCFWEKTESVWNPVVSKKWDSALFANENFKCNLDLKPYTYNKISGLDFYNFVFEAISNQSNITFLNEKVTDINELETHVFVGTEENRYTCDYLFNSIYTKAFAESQTKYPVLHQHFTGWFVKSESEVFNPDEATFMDFSVEQKGNTRFMYVLPASKTEALVEYTLFSEKLLTAEEYEKEIQLYLKKLGINKFEIIEKEQGSIPMTCYPFWKKNTKRVLNIGTAGGWTKASTGYTFKNSDKKSSELVEFLQNNTSAPLSMKAFHKKSRFWFYDLLLLDILYRHNELGSTVFSSLFKKGNPALIFKFLDEETNLAEDLKVILKCPKLPFIKALFRVALK from the coding sequence ATGAACTCTTCGCAAATTAAACATTTCAATTATATCTTTACTGGAACAGGTCTTGCATCTTTAATGACCATTTACAAAATGGTTTTATCTGGAAAATTCACAGATAAAACTATTCTGCTGCTGGATCAGGATTTGAAGAAAACAAATGACAGAACCTGGTGTTTTTGGGAAAAAACAGAAAGTGTATGGAATCCGGTTGTTTCAAAAAAATGGGATTCGGCCTTGTTTGCCAATGAAAATTTTAAATGCAATTTGGATTTGAAGCCTTACACATATAATAAAATCAGCGGATTAGATTTTTATAATTTTGTTTTCGAAGCCATTTCAAATCAATCGAATATTACTTTTTTAAATGAAAAAGTAACGGATATCAACGAACTCGAAACACATGTTTTTGTTGGAACTGAAGAGAATCGATATACCTGCGATTATTTATTCAACAGCATATATACTAAGGCTTTCGCCGAAAGCCAAACGAAATATCCTGTTTTGCACCAGCATTTTACGGGCTGGTTTGTAAAATCAGAATCAGAAGTTTTTAATCCGGATGAGGCAACTTTCATGGATTTTTCGGTAGAGCAGAAAGGGAATACAAGATTTATGTATGTTTTGCCAGCTTCGAAAACCGAAGCATTGGTTGAATATACACTGTTTTCAGAAAAACTGCTTACTGCAGAAGAATATGAAAAGGAGATTCAACTGTATTTGAAAAAACTCGGAATTAATAAATTTGAAATTATAGAAAAGGAGCAGGGAAGTATTCCCATGACCTGTTACCCTTTTTGGAAAAAGAATACCAAACGGGTTTTAAATATTGGCACCGCGGGCGGATGGACAAAAGCCAGCACAGGTTATACGTTTAAAAACTCGGATAAAAAATCATCGGAATTAGTGGAATTTCTTCAAAATAATACTTCGGCTCCGCTCAGTATGAAAGCATTTCATAAAAAAAGCCGATTCTGGTTTTATGATTTACTTCTTTTAGATATCCTTTATCGTCATAATGAATTAGGAAGTACAGTTTTTTCATCTTTATTCAAAAAAGGAAATCCTGCTTTGATCTTTAAATTTCTTGACGAAGAAACAAACCTGGCAGAAGATCTTAAAGTAATTTTGAAATGTCCCAAACTGCCTTTTATTAAAGCATTGTTTCGTGTGGCTTTAAAATAA
- a CDS encoding Panacea domain-containing protein, translating to MITIHQACDYIIFRLKSEESGSLNHLKLQKLLYYVQSWHLAFYGTRFFDGKFQAWIHGPVNRAIYDRFKDTKYMYSTIDLDDLSDTEITTKLPLEVKEHIDVVLETYAGFSDTDLESKTHQEEPWINARKGFKPSERCEVELDEKIMESYFKSRLN from the coding sequence ATGATAACTATACATCAAGCCTGTGACTATATAATTTTCAGATTAAAAAGTGAAGAAAGTGGTTCTTTAAATCATTTAAAACTTCAAAAGCTATTATACTATGTTCAATCATGGCATCTTGCTTTTTATGGCACTCGTTTTTTCGATGGTAAGTTTCAAGCATGGATTCATGGTCCAGTTAACAGAGCCATATATGATAGATTTAAAGATACTAAATATATGTATTCCACAATTGATTTAGACGATCTTTCAGACACTGAAATTACTACAAAATTACCGCTCGAAGTGAAAGAGCACATAGACGTTGTTTTAGAAACGTATGCTGGCTTTTCAGATACAGATCTTGAAAGCAAAACACATCAGGAAGAGCCATGGATAAATGCTAGAAAGGGATTCAAACCCTCAGAAAGATGTGAAGTTGAGTTAGATGAAAAAATCATGGAATCATATTTTAAATCTCGATTAAATTAA
- a CDS encoding ArsR/SmtB family transcription factor, with product MGNRKKIKFDKETEVIGEICKALGHSTRIHIMTLLWKKNNRTCGEIVELLPFAQSTISKHLLELKKANLVNIKNKGKKIIYSIEVDKIQILKKFFANFISTIDISEQDKSTVLKTRHKVKGRNSHLKQYNYEFPHKKIKDDTL from the coding sequence ATGGGAAATCGTAAAAAAATAAAATTTGATAAAGAAACAGAAGTAATTGGTGAAATTTGTAAAGCACTGGGGCATTCGACTAGAATTCATATTATGACTCTTTTATGGAAAAAAAACAATAGAACTTGTGGTGAAATTGTCGAACTACTGCCATTTGCACAATCAACAATTTCTAAACATTTGCTGGAATTAAAAAAAGCAAATCTGGTAAATATAAAAAATAAAGGGAAAAAAATAATCTACTCTATCGAAGTAGATAAGATACAAATACTTAAAAAGTTTTTTGCCAATTTCATTTCAACAATTGATATTTCTGAACAGGATAAATCTACCGTTTTAAAAACCAGACATAAGGTAAAAGGAAGAAACAGCCATTTGAAGCAGTACAATTATGAATTTCCTCATAAGAAAATAAAAGATGATACACTTTAG
- a CDS encoding ImmA/IrrE family metallo-endopeptidase, whose amino-acid sequence MNKVEVLNPMTYFNTVAMEIQDICIANDFDFVHISDAMGWTTSNLTAIEKLNKKEIGNICSVLQKRELIEYLISFQKNYNESKKKALVDYKENISIYKKVKRIDGLLKGEFTSSIDLLGDISDFLGIENEKNIFEEVQKNIALYRISNFVPDNLNLYAWLKRGELDFYKLDLPDYSEELFLDWINSNVWKKQLSNANYFLSIPNILREFGVGLVYTPYLEKTVHGAVRWFDGKPLVQISDKGKCLATAWYTLFHEFGHVIKHRNDEIFEGNLDLPKSKINKKEQEANSFAYEYLFNGDGLRKWLFGQRNQFVDYSFVDNTAAKFNVPKIFVAYWMKKAFIKTKAVNDNLPNVSF is encoded by the coding sequence ATGAATAAAGTAGAGGTGCTAAACCCTATGACATATTTCAATACCGTAGCAATGGAAATACAAGATATATGTATTGCTAATGATTTTGATTTTGTGCACATTTCTGATGCAATGGGATGGACTACTTCCAATTTAACAGCAATTGAAAAACTGAATAAAAAAGAAATTGGAAACATTTGTAGTGTTTTACAAAAAAGAGAATTGATCGAATATTTAATTTCATTTCAAAAAAATTATAACGAATCAAAGAAGAAAGCATTAGTAGACTACAAAGAAAATATAAGTATATACAAAAAGGTTAAAAGAATAGATGGCTTACTAAAAGGAGAGTTTACTTCAAGTATTGATCTTTTGGGCGATATTTCGGACTTTTTGGGCATAGAAAATGAAAAAAATATATTTGAAGAAGTTCAGAAAAATATCGCCTTATATAGAATTTCTAATTTTGTACCAGACAATCTAAACCTATATGCTTGGTTAAAAAGAGGCGAATTAGACTTTTATAAACTAGATTTGCCGGATTATAGTGAAGAATTATTTTTGGATTGGATTAATTCAAATGTTTGGAAAAAACAATTAAGTAATGCAAATTACTTTTTAAGTATACCAAATATATTAAGAGAGTTTGGTGTTGGTCTTGTTTATACACCTTATTTGGAAAAAACAGTACACGGTGCGGTAAGATGGTTTGACGGAAAACCTTTAGTTCAAATATCTGACAAAGGAAAGTGTTTAGCTACTGCATGGTATACATTATTCCATGAATTTGGGCATGTCATTAAGCATAGAAATGATGAAATTTTTGAAGGAAATTTAGATCTTCCGAAATCTAAAATAAATAAAAAGGAACAAGAGGCTAATTCTTTTGCATACGAATATCTGTTCAATGGGGATGGATTAAGGAAATGGTTATTCGGACAAAGAAACCAGTTTGTAGATTACTCATTTGTAGATAATACAGCCGCTAAATTTAATGTGCCAAAAATATTTGTTGCCTACTGGATGAAAAAAGCATTCATAAAAACGAAAGCTGTGAATGATAATTTACCGAATGTATCATTTTAA
- a CDS encoding IS1595 family transposase — protein MSKVKDLRDFDSLFELMDHFTTEEVCEEYLATIRWNGKPTCPYCESEKVKVLNGTTKRLKCYGCKKQFGVKVGTIFHDTKISLRKWFIAVYIITAHKKGISSHQLSRDLKVTQKTAWFMLHRVREAYNQNAEMFSDEVEIDETYIGGKESNKHAHKRTPGTQGRSTKTKTAILGILNRNGNVYASPVLDTKRTTILPILLDKIERGSTVYTDEYRPYRSLAKDFIHDFVKHNTAEYVKGLAHTNNIEGFWAILKRGIIGIYHQISSKHLFRYVNEFSFRYNNRKISDASKFDVALTNAVNKRLDYKTLVHG, from the coding sequence ATGAGTAAAGTAAAAGATTTAAGAGATTTTGATAGTTTATTTGAGTTAATGGATCATTTCACTACTGAAGAAGTATGTGAAGAATATCTTGCAACAATAAGATGGAATGGAAAGCCTACTTGCCCTTATTGCGAAAGCGAAAAGGTTAAAGTATTAAACGGAACTACCAAACGCTTAAAATGTTATGGATGTAAAAAACAATTTGGTGTTAAAGTCGGTACAATTTTCCATGATACAAAAATCTCTTTACGAAAGTGGTTTATTGCTGTATATATTATTACAGCACATAAGAAAGGTATTTCTTCACATCAGTTATCACGTGATCTTAAAGTAACTCAAAAAACAGCTTGGTTTATGCTTCATAGGGTTAGGGAAGCATATAATCAAAATGCTGAAATGTTTTCTGATGAAGTAGAAATTGATGAAACATACATAGGTGGTAAAGAAAGTAATAAGCATGCTCATAAAAGAACACCTGGAACACAAGGTAGAAGTACTAAAACCAAAACAGCAATATTAGGTATTTTAAATCGTAATGGAAATGTTTATGCTTCACCTGTTCTAGATACAAAAAGAACTACGATCCTTCCTATATTGCTTGATAAAATTGAAAGAGGCAGTACTGTTTACACTGATGAGTACAGACCATACAGATCATTAGCTAAAGACTTCATTCATGATTTCGTGAAGCACAATACAGCTGAATATGTAAAAGGACTTGCCCATACTAATAATATTGAAGGATTCTGGGCGATATTAAAGAGAGGTATTATTGGAATTTATCATCAAATAAGTTCAAAACACTTATTTCGATATGTAAATGAATTTAGCTTTCGATATAATAACAGAAAAATTTCGGATGCATCAAAATTTGACGTAGCTTTGACAAACGCAGTAAACAAAAGATTAGATTACAAAACGCTCGTCCATGGCTAA
- a CDS encoding BrxA/BrxB family bacilliredoxin, which translates to MYPLDMVKPMEAELTAAGFQDLHSAEAVENAIKAEGTTLVVVNSVCGCAARNARPGAKMSLQGAKKPDHLITVFAGVDKEAVDAARQHMFPFPPSSPSMALFKNGELVHMLERHHIEGRPAEMIAENLQDAFNEFC; encoded by the coding sequence ATGTATCCACTAGACATGGTAAAACCAATGGAAGCTGAATTAACAGCTGCAGGTTTTCAAGATTTACATAGTGCTGAAGCTGTTGAGAATGCTATCAAAGCTGAAGGTACCACTTTAGTTGTTGTAAACTCTGTTTGCGGTTGTGCTGCTAGAAATGCACGTCCGGGAGCAAAAATGAGTTTACAAGGGGCTAAAAAACCAGATCACCTAATTACAGTTTTCGCTGGTGTTGACAAAGAAGCGGTTGATGCTGCAAGACAACACATGTTTCCTTTTCCTCCATCATCGCCATCTATGGCTTTGTTCAAAAACGGAGAATTGGTTCACATGTTAGAGCGTCATCATATCGAAGGACGTCCAGCTGAAATGATCGCTGAGAATTTGCAAGATGCGTTTAACGAGTTTTGTTAA
- a CDS encoding Panacea domain-containing protein: MAYNVVDIANKIIANINTEAGDLISNLKLQKLLYYMQGYYIAIFNKKLFDDVIEAWQYGPVVPTMYMHFKEFGSSAITISDEIKENIIRLNTDEEENLFNDVFEQYNQYSAIALMNMTHDEKPWRQIFNANPKGEIDFDLLKDFFLTQVEDD, from the coding sequence ATGGCGTATAATGTTGTAGACATAGCAAATAAAATAATTGCTAATATAAATACAGAAGCAGGTGATTTGATTTCAAACTTAAAACTTCAGAAACTTTTATATTATATGCAGGGATACTATATTGCTATTTTTAATAAAAAACTGTTTGATGACGTAATAGAAGCATGGCAATATGGTCCAGTTGTTCCTACCATGTATATGCACTTTAAGGAATTTGGTTCAAGCGCAATTACAATATCAGATGAAATAAAAGAAAATATAATAAGATTAAATACAGATGAGGAAGAAAATCTGTTTAATGACGTTTTTGAGCAGTACAATCAATATTCTGCTATTGCACTAATGAACATGACGCATGATGAAAAGCCATGGCGACAGATATTTAATGCAAATCCAAAAGGGGAAATTGATTTCGATTTATTAAAAGATTTTTTTCTGACTCAAGTTGAAGATGACTAA